A portion of the Clupea harengus chromosome 18, Ch_v2.0.2, whole genome shotgun sequence genome contains these proteins:
- the LOC105898402 gene encoding leukotriene B4 receptor 1-like, with the protein MDFFNATADPTMLSHYLQPSLSPSSSPGLSVSHQVGISILTIALVVGFPGNLFVVWSVLCRVRRRSVTCLLVFNLALADVLVLLTAPLFLRFLTAGVQGWEFGTATCKIVHYLCAVNMYTSIYLITLMSADRWLATSRPFVAQRLRTKRALLSIILAFWVLAFILALPMPFYRSNLQLFRHKNITSFFCIPHHWGSVDHQVFQYLVETFMGFLLPFSLIAGCYASVFRRLRTAMFKRRGRGSFLILAILAAFALFWLPYHIVNILQVIGLLTDTEWAIDAAKVARPNVTAFAFLSSSVNPVLYVFAGSSHIRNAGLGFMAKMFEGTYSDAQSRSTRTSRSSVPDDTSIFRKITQKMSVRGGGVGGGGESVAGGEEDTRKTAELKNLMTVAE; encoded by the exons ATGGACTTCTTTAACGCCACCGCTGACCCAACCATGCTATCCCATTACCtgcaaccctctctctctccctcctcttccccggGCCTCTCCGTCTCGCACCAGGTGGGCATCAGCATCCTGACCATAGCCCTGGTGGTGGGTTTCCCTGGCAACCTCTTCGTGGTGTGGTCGGTGCTGTGCCGCGTGCGCCGGCGCTCCGTCACCTGCCTGCTGGTGTTCAACCTGGCGTTGGCCGACGTGCTGGTCCTGCTGACCGCGCCGCTCTTTCTGCGCTTCCTGACGGCGGGCGTGCAGGGCTGGGAGTTTGGCACCGCCACGTGCAAGATCGTGCACTACCTCTGCGCCGTCAACATGTACACCTCCATCTACCTGATCACCCTGATGAGCGCCGACCGCTGGCTGGCCACCAGCAGGCCATTCGTGGCACAGCGGCTGCGCACCAAGCGGGCACTACTTTCCATCATTCTGGCATTTTGGGTGCTGGCCTTCATTCTGGCACTGCCTATGCCTTTCtaccgcag CAACCTGCAGCTCTTCCGACACAAGAACATCACCTCCTTCTTCTGCATTCCTCACCACTGGGGCAGCGTAGACCATCAGGTGTTCCAGTACCTGGTGGAGACGTTCATGGGCTTCCTGCTGCCCTTCAGCCTCATCGCCGGCTGCTACGCCTCCGTCTTCCGCCGCCTGCGCACGGCCATGTTCAAGCGTCGCGGGCGGGGCAGCTTCCTCATCCTCGCCATCCTCGCCGCCTTCGCCCTCTTCTGGCTGCCGTACCACATCGTCAACATcctgcag gtGATCGGACTGCTGACAGACACCGAGTGGGCGATTGATGCGGCGAAGGTGGCGCGTCCCAACGTGACGGCGTTTGCGTTCCTGAGCAGCAGCGTGAATCCCGTGCTCTACGTGTTCGCTGGCAGCTCGCACATTCGCAACGCGGGCCTGGGCTTCATGGCGAAGATGTTTGAGGGCACCTACTCCGACGCTCAGTCGCGCAGCACACGCACCAGCCGCAGCTCCGTGCCCGACGACACGTCCATCTTCCGCAAGATCACTCAAAAGATGAGTgtgcgaggaggaggagtaggaggaggaggagagagtgtcgCGGGTGGGGAGGAGGACACGAGGAAGACAGCCGAGCTGAAAAATCTCATGACAGTCGCAGAataa
- the LOC105898401 gene encoding leukotriene B4 receptor 1-like: protein MSGAILHTSASGKMALNNTATILIQITPSSLHPFLSSSSPPLTFINGTASLSPGPMVVPGNQSIVSSAGATVTGALILGLVFLLGVPGNLFVIWSVLARARRRSVTTLLILHLACADGLLMALTAFFVVYLVRRDWEFGAVLCKMLFYLCCANMYASIALITFMSLHRLLAVTRPQSAWALASRGTVLRMLAGVWLVVLGLSVPVLVYRQEVEYQKPGGGVRRVCEPVHRPGDAVLQYGMETVLGFLLPYSVIVGSYVCILRRIQKTRFRRRIRSEKLILAIVITFCIFWLPYHVVNMVQVAAALAADGSPIKKRLDQLWRSGRTVTSTLAFISSSVNPLLYTFAGKSYMRREGLGFMARLFEATGRLEASRKSRQNSQDSRDKAKKMTKGGEVMEEDEGDGEEGTELRESESTTSAHASTQNRITGHQSNGK from the exons ATGTCTGGCGCAATACTACATACCTCTG CCTCAGGTAAGATGGCACTGAACAACACAGCCACAATCCTCATCCAGATCACCCCCTCCAGCCTCCAtccatttctctcctcctcttcccctcccctcaccttcATCAATGGCACGGCGTCACTGTCACCGGGGCCCATGGTCGTCCCCGGCAACCAGAGCATCGTGAGCAGCGCCGGCGCCACAGTGACCGGTGCGCTGATCCTGGGCCTGGTCTTCCTGCTGGGCGTCCCTGGCAACCTCTTCGTGATCTGGAGCGTGCTGGCGCGCGCCCGGCGCCGCTCCGTCACCACGCTGCTCATCCTGCACCTGGCGTGCGCCGACGGCCTGCTCATGGCGCTCACCGCCTTCTTCGTGGTCTACCTGGTGCGGCGGGACTGGGAGTTCGGCGCCGTGCTCTGCAAGATGCTCTTCTACCTGTGCTGCGCCAACATGTACGCCTCCATCGCGCTCATCACCTTCATGAGCCTGCACCGGCTGCTGGCCGTCACCAGGCCCCAGAGCGCCTGGGCCCTGGCCAGCCGTGGGACCGTGCTGAGGATGCTGGCCGGGGTGTGGCTGGTCGTCCTGGGCCTGTCCGTGCCCGTGCTGGTGTACCGGCAGGAGGTGGAGTACCAGAAGCCCGGGGGGGGTGTGAGGCGCGTGTGCGAGCCGGTGCACAGGCCGGGCGAT GCCGTTCTGCAGTACGGCATGGAGACGGTGCTGGGGTTCCTCCTCCCGTACAGCGTCATCGTGGGGAGCTACGTGTGCATCCTGCGCCGGATCCAAAAGACCCGGTTCCGCCGGCGCATCCGCAGTGAGAAGCTGATCCTGGCCATTGTCATCACGTTCTGCATCTTCTGGTTGCCCTACCATGTGGTCAACATGGTACAG GTGGCTGCAGCCCTGGCTGCAGATGGATCCCCAATCAAAAAGAG ACTAGACCAACTGTGGAGGTCCGGTCGCACGGTGACGTCGACGCTGGCCTTCATCAGCAGCAGTGTGAACCCGCTCCTCTACACGTTCGCCGGGAAGTCCTACATGCGCCGCGAGGGCCTGGGCTTCATGGCCCGCCTCTTCGAGGCCACCGGACGCCTGGAAGCTTCCAGAAAGAGCCGTCAGAACAGCCAAGATAGCCGGGACAAGGCGAAGAAGATGAcgaagggaggggaggtgatggaggaggatgaaggCGACGGGGAGGAAGGGACCGAGCTCAGGGAGTCGGAATCGACTACCAGCGCCCACGCCAGCACCCAGAACCGGATCACGGGACACCAGAGCAATGGGAAATGA